From the Leptolyngbya sp. O-77 genome, one window contains:
- a CDS encoding DUF2237 family protein gives MADARNVLGTKLEVCSISPMTGFYRDGCCSTGAGDFGAHVVCAEVTEEFLDYTKARGNDLCTPVPAYDFPGLKPGDRWCLCASRWKEALDAGVAPPVVLAATHASALEYVSIAELKRHALDLAG, from the coding sequence ATGGCAGACGCAAGAAATGTGCTGGGCACCAAGCTGGAGGTTTGCTCGATTTCGCCAATGACGGGTTTTTATCGGGATGGCTGTTGCAGCACGGGGGCCGGCGATTTTGGGGCGCATGTCGTGTGTGCTGAGGTGACGGAGGAATTTCTCGACTACACCAAAGCCAGGGGCAATGACCTGTGTACGCCTGTGCCCGCTTACGATTTTCCTGGGCTAAAACCGGGCGATCGCTGGTGTCTGTGTGCTTCTCGCTGGAAGGAAGCGCTGGATGCTGGCGTTGCGCCGCCCGTGGTTTTGGCGGCGACCCACGCCTCGGCACTGGAGTATGTGTCGATAGCGGAACTGAAGCGGCACGCGCTGGATCTAGCCGGGTGA